CCTACCAGTGTTCACGTCTACAACCGTAAGGCCTTCTGCCTCTTCTATAATAATATGGCCCCCGGATTTGAGCCAAACCTTTTTTTTGAATATTTTCTTTATATCATTATCAACACCGTACTTCGAGAATATAGGTTCTGAATCTTGGTATAATTCAATATTTACCAAAGAATCAGGAAAGTTGGCTCTCAAATACTCCTTAATCTCGTTGTAAGCATATTCAGAGTCAATTATCACTTTTTTTACATCATTTGAGATAAAATCTCTCACGGCTTTTATGTACAATCTTGGCTCTTCATAAAGAAGTGAAGGAACAGTAGTCTCCTCGTTTGCCTTTTTAACTCCCTCCCAAATAGAAAGAAGTTCCCTTAAATCATGCTCAAGCTCATCCTCTGTAATATTCTCGCTTGCAGTCCTTGCAATTAGTCCGGTCCCATCCGGCTTAATTTTATTGAGCAGCTCAGTTAGCCTCTCACGTTCTTCAGTGTCTTCAATTTTTCTTGAAATTCCGACTATGTCTATTGTTCCTAACAGAACTAAATATTTCCCCGGTATAGCCACATAAGATGAGAGCTTTGCCCCTTTTCCTCCGACTGATTCTTTAAGTACCTGAACCATCAAATGCTGGCCTTCTCTGAGAATATCCTGAATTAGATTGTGCTGCTGTGTGCTAAAATCCTTAGCGGCATCCTCTCCTCCGCTATCTAAAAAATACTCATAAAGAGAATCTTCCTGAACATCCTCAACTGATATAAATCCTGATTTATCAATTCCAATATCAATGAATGCCGCCTGCATTCCGGGAACAACCTTTCCTACCTTACCTTTGTATATATTGCCTACAATTCTCGGTGTAGATTTTCTTTCAATATACAACTCTGCCGGCGAGCCGTTTTCCATTACAGCAACTCTAGTCTCATTATAAGTCACGTTTATTAGTATTTGGTTGTCCATGGGGATTTGTTAAATTAAATTTTATTTCTGTGCAATAAGATAATCGGATGTAATTATAGACTATAAGACCTACATAATAAAGCGCAGTTTGCCTCAAGCCTTTGTCATAGGCACAAATCTG
The genomic region above belongs to Thermodesulfobacteriota bacterium and contains:
- a CDS encoding Rne/Rng family ribonuclease; its protein translation is MDNQILINVTYNETRVAVMENGSPAELYIERKSTPRIVGNIYKGKVGKVVPGMQAAFIDIGIDKSGFISVEDVQEDSLYEYFLDSGGEDAAKDFSTQQHNLIQDILREGQHLMVQVLKESVGGKGAKLSSYVAIPGKYLVLLGTIDIVGISRKIEDTEERERLTELLNKIKPDGTGLIARTASENITEDELEHDLRELLSIWEGVKKANEETTVPSLLYEEPRLYIKAVRDFISNDVKKVIIDSEYAYNEIKEYLRANFPDSLVNIELYQDSEPIFSKYGVDNDIKKIFKKKVWLKSGGHIIIEEAEGLTVVDVNTGRYQSGKDQEETIYNLNVEAALEIVRQIRLRNLVGIIVIDFIDIKNRQLRDSLFENFVDALKQDRARSVVHEMSSFGVIQMTRQRLRESILNELAEPCFYCEGAGYLKSLQTISYEIIRDIRKRINKALNKKIIVVANPEVIKSLNESENQNLNQLQEKYSIELDFRESEERIEKYKLTIE